CGGACTCACGGTCGGCGTGGTCGTTCTCCTCGTCGTCGTCGGTGGGAGTGCGGGTATCGTGCTCGATTCCCCGGTCGCACAGCAGGGTGGTGGAGGACCCGGTGGGGGCGACGGCGGCGACGGCCAGCGGACACCGGGTGGCGGTGACGGGTCCGGTCCCGGGCCGAACGTGTCGGTGGACCACCGGGGTCCCGGCAACGCCTCGATCACCGTTCGCAACGCCGGGACGAACCGCACCGTACAGGTCCGCTTCCGGCGTACGGTCGAGAGCCCGGAGACGGGGCTGCGCCTCCGCGAGATGACCGTCACCGCCGGTGACCCCGAGTATCGGGTGGCCGTCCACACGAGGGCGCGGGCGAGCGCGGGTGCCGAGCGCTTCCCCGGCGCCTCACCCTTCGGCTACCTCAACGTGACCCACACGGTGCCGAACGCGAACGTCACCAACGCCACGTTCACGTTCACTTTGAATCGGACGCGCTTGCGCGAGCGAACCGTCGCCGCCGAGAACGTCGGCCTCTATCGCTACCGGACGGAGAATCGGACCTGGCAGGCCCTCCAGACGCGCGTGCGGGCACAGAATCGGACGCACGTGACTTACCGCGCCGTCTCGCCGGACCTCTCCGAGTTCGCCGTCGCGCCTACCGCCGCGGCGACG
This window of the Haloplanus rubicundus genome carries:
- a CDS encoding PGF-pre-PGF domain-containing protein, which translates into the protein MPSGLTVGVVVLLVVVGGSAGIVLDSPVAQQGGGGPGGGDGGDGQRTPGGGDGSGPGPNVSVDHRGPGNASITVRNAGTNRTVQVRFRRTVESPETGLRLREMTVTAGDPEYRVAVHTRARASAGAERFPGASPFGYLNVTHTVPNANVTNATFTFTLNRTRLRERTVAAENVGLYRYRTENRTWQALQTRVRAQNRTHVTYRAVSPDLSEFAVAPTAAATTSTPTTTATATATPTPEPTVRPSTPTPTPTATPMPGTDGSAPGFGPLAALLALAGFGVLARRR